Proteins from a single region of Pseudopedobacter saltans DSM 12145:
- a CDS encoding Crp/Fnr family transcriptional regulator, which yields MNIDEILEKIYVLPESSKQKLKNNIHEVSYLKGHILLKANKIEKNIYFIKKGIVRAYSYVSDKELTFWFGTEGETILSMKSYVENERGYEDIELLEDCELYELKTEKLQKLFEEDLYIANWGRKFAEKELIKTEERLISRQVKSATIRYQELLSNSPSLIQRVQLGYIASYLGITQVSLSRIRAEIK from the coding sequence ATGAACATAGATGAAATCCTAGAAAAGATATATGTACTGCCGGAATCTTCCAAACAGAAGTTGAAAAACAACATCCACGAAGTTTCCTATCTAAAAGGACATATACTACTGAAAGCGAATAAAATAGAAAAAAACATCTATTTCATAAAAAAAGGCATTGTAAGAGCGTATTCTTATGTAAGTGACAAAGAGTTAACTTTTTGGTTTGGAACCGAAGGAGAAACTATTCTTTCGATGAAAAGCTATGTGGAAAATGAGAGAGGATACGAAGATATTGAGTTACTTGAAGACTGCGAACTTTATGAATTAAAAACTGAAAAATTGCAAAAACTTTTTGAGGAAGATCTTTATATAGCAAACTGGGGAAGAAAGTTTGCCGAAAAAGAACTTATAAAAACAGAGGAAAGATTAATATCAAGACAGGTTAAAAGCGCCACTATCCGCTATCAGGAATTACTATCAAACTCGCCTTCCCTTATACAACGCGTACAGCTCGGTTACATAGCTTCTTACCTTGGTATAACACAAGTAAGTTTAAGCAGAATAAGGGCCGAAATTAAATAG